From one Anguilla rostrata isolate EN2019 chromosome 12, ASM1855537v3, whole genome shotgun sequence genomic stretch:
- the LOC135236867 gene encoding trace amine-associated receptor 13c-like, with translation MNLTEEHQEESCVHSNFSCLRTSTTATDLLLYFSVAVVVTLTVCGNLLVIISICHFKQLQTPTNFLLLSLALADFLVGVIVMPLYFNMLINSQRCFGTLYCIIFHVAAFFLTFVSIYNVALIAVDRWFSIYNPFHYSMKLTVIVTFRLIATLWLVSLIYNLVLLYFNGKLIDVKENIKCGECIITVTETWAIVDTLIVFVLPCLTIMIMYLKIFSVAKIHAKKILCVQKCTKVNNGSKTSERKAAKAIGVLVSVFLLCLVPSYICAFLEAYISNRAMRIAVSNMLSLIYLNSAVNPIIYALFYPWFQRAVKLILSYRVFSEGSSVFNVLATKEIPVH, from the coding sequence atgaatCTCACAGAAGAGCATCAAGAGGAGTCCTGTGTCCACTCCAACTTTTCCTGTTTAAGAACTTCAACAACAGCAACTGATCTGCTGCTGTATTTTTCTGTGGCAGTAGTTGTGACACTGACAGTGTGTGGAAACCTGCTAGTGATCATCTCCATCTGTCACTTCAAGCAGCTTCAGACACCAACTaattttctccttctctcactggCCTTGGCGGACTTTCTTGTCGGGGTAATTGTGATGCCTCTCTACTTTAATATGTTGATAAATTCACAGAGGTGCTTCGGTACATTATACTGCATTATATTTCATGTAGCAGCATTTTTCCTTACATTTGTGTCAATTTATAATGTAGCTTTAATTGCAGTGGACCGATGGTTTTCCATTTACAACCCTTTTCATTACTCCATGAAACTCACTGTGATTGTAACTTTCAGGCTAATAGCCACACTGTGGTTGGTGTCATTAATCTACAATCTGGTGcttctttattttaatggaaaacttATTGATGTGAAGGAAAACATTAAATGTGGTGAGTGTATTATTACAGTTACTGAAACATGGGCCATTGTTGATACtctaattgtgtttgttttgccatGCTTAACAATAATGATCATGTACCTGAAAATTTTTTCTGTTGCTAAAATTCATGCGAAAAAAATTTTGTGTGTCCAAAAGTGCACAAAAGTAAATAATGGTTCTAAAACATCAGAAAGAAAAGCTGCGAAAGCAATAGGGGTTTTAGTGTCAGTGTTCCTTCTGTGCTTAGTACCTTCCTATATATGTGCTTTCCTTGAAGCATATATTAGTAACAGAGCAATGCGTATTGCAGTTTCAAATATGTTGTCTTTAATATATCTTAATTCTGCCGTAAATCCTATCATTTATGCTCTATTCTATCCATGGTTTCAGAGGGCTGTTAAACTCATTTTATCATATAGGGTATTCAGTGAAGGATCTTCAGTTTTTAATGTTCTTGCGACAAAAGAAATTCCTGTTCATTAG
- the LOC135236793 gene encoding trace amine-associated receptor 13c-like — translation MNLTEENQEESCVHSNFSCLRTSATAADVLLYLSVAVVVTVTVCGNLLVIISICHFKNLQTPTNFLLLSLAMADFLVGVIVMPLYFTIMIDPKRCFGTVVCTIFNIATFHLTCVSIYNVSLIAVDRCLALSNPFHYSMKMTVNLTLKIVTILWMCSLIYNLVLLYFNVNITNMKVNITCSECVVIVNKVWAIVDFILVFLIPCSMIIVIYLKIFAIAKRHASKIRSVRKCQKTNIGSVVSEKKAAKTLGVLVAVFLLCLVPFYVSAFLDGYISNRSVQLAVSVTLTILYLNSSINPIIYALFYPWFQRSVKLIFTLKICGTESSVLNVLEQEP, via the coding sequence ATGAATCTCACAGAAGAGAATCAAGAGGAGTCCTGTGTCCACTCCAACTTTTCCTGTTTAAGGACTTCAGCAACAGCAGCTGATGTGCTGCTGTATTTGTCTGTAGCAGTAGTTGTGACAGTGACGGTGTGTGGAAACCTGCTAGTGATCATCTCCATCTGTCACTTCAAGAATCTTCAGACACCAACTAATTTTCTACTGCTCTCGCTGGCCATGGCGGACTTTCTTGTTGGGGTTATTGTGATGCCCCTCTACTTTACTATTATGATAGATCCAAAAAGGTGCTTTGGTACAGTGGTTTGCACAATTTTTAATATCGCAACATTTCACCTTACATGTGTGTCAATTTATAATGTATCTCTAATTGCAGTGGACCGATGTCTTGCTCTCTCAAACCCTTTTCACTACTCCATGAAAATGACTGTGAATTTAACTTTGAAGATAGTAACCATACTGTGGATGTGTTCATTAATATACAATTTGGTGCTTCTTTACTTCAATGTAAATATTACGAACATGAAAGTAAACATCACatgtagtgagtgtgtggtcATAGTTAATAAAGTATGGGCTATTGTTGACTTCATACTTGTTTTTTTGATACCATGCTCAATGATTATAGTTATATACCTGAAAATTTTTGCTATTGCTAAAAGACATGCAAGTAAAATTAGGAGTGTCAGAAAATGCCAGAAAACAAATATTGGTTCTGTGGTATCTGAAAAGAAAGCAGCAAAAACCCTTGGAGTTCTAGTGGCAGTGTTCCTTCTGTGCTTAGTACCCTTCTATGTAAGTGCCTTCCTTGATGGATATATCAGTAACAGGTCTGTACAACTTGCAGTTTCAGTTACATTGACTATATTATATCTGAATTCATCCATCAATCCTATTATTTATGCTCTGTTCTATCCATGGTTTCAGAGGTCTGTTAAACTCATATTTACACTTAAGATATGTGGCACAGAATCTTCAGTCTTGAATGTACTTGAACAGGAACCATAA